A single region of the Streptomyces sp. NBC_01803 genome encodes:
- a CDS encoding helix-turn-helix domain-containing protein, translating to MSATPNSSLRAVRMGLLMSQDDFAKALREAGIPGASKRLVQRWEAGTTCNPRPVHARALEQVTGIPIEALGFTTPVPLARVTDDEHGGHDVETSPDGIPAATPPTPVAQPSAAPRTHTNYSGIWLSRYEYFSSGRDEKHTGLHHVVILQHGDKLTVRSLPGSSDSSLTIDLQVDGKVATGTWSEQTATDGYYQGARYHGAIQLVIELTDRRMSGKWVGFGKEFDINTGPWELVFQDASTSKVAMQKYNRPPAD from the coding sequence ATGAGCGCAACACCCAACTCCTCACTCAGGGCCGTCCGCATGGGCCTGCTCATGAGTCAAGACGACTTCGCCAAGGCACTACGCGAGGCAGGCATCCCCGGAGCCTCCAAGCGCCTCGTGCAACGCTGGGAAGCGGGGACGACGTGCAACCCCCGCCCGGTCCACGCCCGCGCGCTGGAGCAAGTGACCGGTATCCCCATCGAAGCCCTCGGCTTCACAACCCCCGTCCCACTGGCCCGGGTAACCGACGACGAACACGGAGGACACGACGTCGAGACATCACCAGACGGCATCCCCGCCGCCACGCCACCAACCCCGGTAGCACAGCCCTCCGCCGCACCGCGCACCCACACCAACTACTCCGGCATCTGGCTCTCTCGCTACGAATACTTCAGCTCCGGACGCGACGAGAAGCACACCGGATTGCACCACGTGGTGATCCTCCAGCACGGCGACAAACTGACGGTCCGCAGCCTTCCCGGCTCCTCCGACTCCTCCCTGACGATCGACCTGCAAGTCGACGGCAAGGTCGCGACCGGCACTTGGTCAGAGCAGACCGCCACCGACGGCTACTACCAGGGCGCCCGCTACCACGGCGCCATACAGCTCGTGATTGAGCTGACCGATCGGAGGATGTCCGGCAAGTGGGTCGGCTTCGGCAAGGAATTCGACATCAACACCGGACCGTGGGAACTCGTCTTCCAGGACGCTTCAACTTCCAAGGTGGCGATGCAGAAGTACAACCGACCTCCCGCGGACTGA
- a CDS encoding DUF7848 domain-containing protein: MSHAVIRGAEWVLSAERAEGAPDGIYGAECLWCGEASPLVDNDQKPVGMWALDHALRLGLDHGQFLVTSQRHWRVDPVVPAGDAGRPAGERPPRAHARPRGGVRGLLVRVVRLAVGWVVAVSARLLPGLTAGADAGRGRSPVSSTPARPNRGS, from the coding sequence GTGAGCCATGCGGTGATCCGGGGTGCTGAGTGGGTGCTGAGTGCTGAGCGGGCGGAGGGTGCGCCGGATGGCATCTATGGTGCCGAGTGTCTGTGGTGTGGTGAAGCCTCGCCGCTGGTGGACAACGATCAGAAGCCGGTGGGGATGTGGGCGCTGGATCACGCGCTGCGGCTTGGGTTAGATCACGGTCAGTTCCTGGTGACGTCGCAGCGGCACTGGCGGGTTGACCCGGTGGTCCCGGCTGGTGATGCGGGGCGTCCTGCTGGCGAGCGCCCGCCTCGGGCTCATGCCCGGCCGCGTGGGGGTGTGCGGGGGCTGCTGGTGCGGGTGGTGCGGTTGGCGGTCGGCTGGGTGGTGGCGGTGTCGGCGCGGTTGCTGCCGGGGCTGACGGCCGGTGCCGACGCGGGCCGTGGCCGGTCGCCTGTTTCCTCGACTCCCGCGCGGCCGAACAGAGGTTCTTGA